Part of the Gordonia crocea genome is shown below.
CGCCCGCTCGCCGCCGACGTCGATGTAGCGCACCCCGGCGTCGTCGTGGAACGTGAACGTCTTGGGGTCGAACTTGCGCGCACCGTCCCACCCGAACGGCACGTAGACGATCGGGAACTCCAGTCCCTTGCTCGCGTGCACCGTCATCAACTGCACCGCGGCGGTATCGCGGTGCAACCTCCGCGTCTGGTTGGAGCGGCGCGACGCCGCCTTGGTGTCGGCGACGCACTCGCCGAGCCACAACGCCAATCCGCTGATACCGCAACCGGTTTCGGCCACGTGCTCACCCAGCAGCGAGGCCACCTGCAGCAGATCGGTGAGCAGCCGCTCCCCGCCGGACAGAGCGAGGACGCGCTCGGCGGTTCCGCGGTCGGCCATGAGCCGGGTGGTCATCGCCGTCGGCCCGCTCTTCTCGAAGACCCGCGCCCACCCGGCGAGTGCGGCGGCCAGATCCCCCACGCCGGCATCGCCGCCGGCCTCGAGCGCGAGCGGCTCGACGCCCAGCAACGGCGTCAACGCCGCCGACCGCACCCGACGCGCATCCGACGGCTTGTCCATCGCCGACAGCACATACCACCAGAACCGCGCGGCCTCGGTGCCGAAGACGCTCTGTCCACCGGCGACGACGGTGGCCACGCCGAAGGCCTCGAGCGCCCGCTGCAGCGGCTCGATGGTGGCGTTGGCGCGCAGCAACACCGCGATGTCGCCGGGCTCGATCCGCCGCCGCACCGGCCCGTCGCCGTCGTCGACGAGGATGGTCGCCCCAGACGCCAACGTGGTGGCGATATCGGCGGCCACGTCGGCGATGACCCGCTCGCGCACCCCGTGGACCTTAGGGGTCGTGCCGTCCGCGCTGTGCACGGTGAAGTCGCGGCGGTTGAAGAACCGCAGCCGCAGCGGCGGCGCGCCGAAGATCCGGGACGTCTTGTGCCGGGCGGTGACCGGTCGGACCGCAATCCGCGGGTCGCCGAGCTCGGCATCGACCAGCACGGCGCCGAGCGCATCGACCAGCGGACCGTCCGAACGCCAATTGTCGACGAGGTTGCGCTGCTCCTGCGCCTCCTGGGCCGCAGCCAGGTAGCTGAGCACCTCCGCACCCCGGAAGGCGTAGATGGACTGCTTCGGGTCGCCCACCAGCACCATCGGGCGATGCCCGTGGAAACAGCGGCGCAGGATCTCCCACTGCTGCGGATCGGTGTCCTGGAACTCGTCGACGAGGACCACCTCGAAGCGGTCGCGGATCCGCTGACACGCCGCCGGCCCCCACTCGTCGTCGACGATCAGCTCGTGCAGCCGGCCCTGCAAGTCGTCGTAGGTCCGCAACCGCGACCAGCGCTTGCGCACACCCACCCGGTCGCGGACCGCCCCGGCGAACCGCACCCAGGTGGTGCCGGCGTCCGACAGCGCGTCGTGCACGCCCGGGGCGAGAACAGTCGCGGGGTCGCGGACGACGTCGCGAGCGATCTCCTCGCCGGTGGCGAAGGCGTAATCGTCGTCGGGGGCCCCGGCAAACTTCTGCAGGTACAGGTCGCGACCGGTTTCGCGGGCGATGTCGTCGACGTCCTCCACCAGCGTGTGGTGCTGGTCGCGCTCGCCGAGGAAGCCGAGCACCGTCAACATCCGGTTGCAGAACGTGTGGGTGGTCGCCATCGTCGCCGCGTCGAAATCCGAGAGGGCCGCCATCAGGCGCGTCCGGCGCATCCGCACCTCGCCCGGATCCCCGTCGGCGAGCAGTGCGATCAGCGGCTCCGGGCTGTCCGCGGCCGAGGCGGGGTCGGCAAGGGCATCGACGCAGTCACGCAGCCGGGCGCGGGTCCGGTCGCGCAGTTCGGTCGACGCGGCATTGGAGAACGTGGCCATCAGCAACCGGGAGACCGGGGTGCCCTCGGCGATGAACCGCACCGCCAGCGCCGCGATTGCGTACGTCTTGCCGGTGCCCGCACTGGCCTCGAGCACCAGGGTCCCTGACGGCAGCGGATCGGACAGGTCGAACGGCGTCGGGTTCACCGCGTCACCTCCTGTTGGCGCAGCGGGGCGAACAACAACAGTGAGGCCTGCAAGAACCCCGGGAGCCCGCTGCCGGCGACCCACGGGGTGTCGATGCCCAGGTCGTCGGGAATCCGGCGGGCCCACCGGTCGAAGGTCAGCGCAGTCGCCGGGTCACCGGTGAGCAGCAGCGAGGCGGACTCGTTGTGGTTGTACTTGTCGTAGGTATAGCGCCCGCGGGCGCGGTCGATCGCCTCCGCCGGGTTGCCGGACCGGTCATAGGATTCCGCGGCCGACTCGGCGGCGGCCAGATCCAGCGAGAACGGCTGCGCCAGGCCGGTGTCGCGCAGCGCGACGAGGGCGGCCAACACGTCGGCCGCATCGTCGACCGGTGTGTAGCGGCGGATCCCGGTGCCCTTGCCGTACCCGCCGATCACGCAGGCACCCGCCACCTTCTCCGCCGACCCGGCGGTCAACGCCAACAGCGAGATCCACGCCGCCAGGCGTTGCTTGCCGCGCAGCCCCGAGTAGGTGACCGCGACCGGCCCGTCGTCGTAGACGTCGCCAACCGTCCCGTAGAGCCGGCGCCCGCCGGGCAGTTCGACGCGGATGTCGATGGTGCGCGCCGACCCGCGGCGTTCCACCGCCGCCCGGTCGGCCAGTGCTTCGGCCTTCGCAGCAATCGGGGCCAGCACCCGTTGCCCGAGCTCGAACGGCGGCAAGGTCCCGCGGCGCAACTCGGCTGCTCGGGCATCCGCCGGTTCCGCCCCGGCGAGCAACGCCGCCAGCAGCCGATCACCCACCGCCCACTTCTCCAGACTGTCGAGGTCGACCGACAGCTGGTCCGACGGCGCCTCGTCGAACCGCGGCACCATCACCCCGAGGCGCTGCCGCAGGAACCCGTCGGCCGGGTTCACGATGAAGGCGATCAGATCGGTGAGGTCGACGTCACCGGTTGGTGGTGGCGGGTACGACTCCTCGCCGATCACCGGCCACCGGCGCCCGACCCGACCGCCCGTGGTCATCCGGTCCAATGTGCGCGCCCCGGCGAGCAACGACCGGTCGAATGAAAACGGTTGGGGCGCACGGAAGTTCTGGCCGTCGAAGGCGTGCAACGGATGGGACCGCACGACCTGCGAGGCAACCTCGGCACCCGCGATGGTGCCGACCATGTCGAGGAGTTCGCTGACGACGACCGACGGCGGTACCGCCGATCCGTTGATCGGGTCGGCGCCGGTGTAGCAGACGATCAGATGCTCGCCGGCGGCGGTGATCGCGTCGAGGAAGGCCTGCCGGTCCTCGTCGCGGCGCGACCGTTCCCCGACGAGGGGCTCGACGGCGAGGATGTCGTCACCGTCGACCGACTGGGTGCGCGGGAACGCCTCGGCATCCATGCCGAGCAGGATGATCGCGCGGTGCGGCACCGACCGCATCGGCACCATCGAGCAGACCGTCAACTCCCCGGTGCAGAAATTGGCGCGGGTCGGTGCCGCTCCGACGAGGTCGTCGACGAGGTCGCGCACATCCGACGGCCCGAGCGACAGACCGTCGGACAGCGAATCGCGGATCAGCCGAACAGCCTGCGCGCGTTGCCATTCCGAGTCGCGGTCGCAGAGGGTGAGCTGGTCGACGACGTCGGTGAGCACGTCGGCCCACGCGGTGGCGGGCCGCTCGGCGTCGAATCGTGCGAGCAGCGAGCCCAAACGTTCGGTGAGCTCGGCGAACCGCCCGACGACCGCGGTGTCACTGGAATCGATACCGCCCAGCGGGAGTGCCGTGCCCAGCCACCGGCCGGCCGCCTCATCGGCAGCGACCGACAGCAGCAGCCGCGAGAGTCCCGCCTCGGCCGTGCCCTGCGGGAAGCCGGCCAACCCGTACCTCGCGCGCTGCTGTGCGTCGATCCCCCATCGGATGTTGGCCCGTTGGGCCCACGAGCCGAGGTTGTCCAGATCGTCGTCGGTGAAACCGAAACGACGGCGGACCGGATCCGCGGCGGCGAGGTCGAGCAGGTCGCTGACCGTCACGCGCCCGACGCCCAGGGCGATCACCCGCGCCACGACGCCGAGCACGTCGTTGGTCGCCAGCAGGCCCCGGTCGGCCAGGCGCACCCGCAGCGCGGTGGCCGGGTGGTCGGAGTCGGTGCGCTCGGCACCGCTCCGGCCGAACGCCCCGGTGATGAGGGGGGCAAACTCCTCGATGTCGGGGCACATGATCAGCACATCCCGCGGCTCGAGCGTCTCGTCCTCGTCGAAGAGGTGCAGCAACCGTTCCCGCACCACCTCCACCTGGCGCTCGCGCCCGTGGCACGAGTGGAATTCCAGCGAAGAGTCCGCCGACAACCCGGCGACGAGGTCGGCGGTGTCCTCGCGGAGCGCGGATTGCAGTGCGCCGAGCAGGGTCGTCGCGGGGGCGCTGCCCGGGTGGTAGTCGTCGCGGCCGATGGTCGCGCCGAGCGATTCCTGCAGCTCCTGGACATCGCGCGAGAGGCTGGCCAGT
Proteins encoded:
- a CDS encoding UvrD-helicase domain-containing protein — its product is MNPTPFDLSDPLPSGTLVLEASAGTGKTYAIAALAVRFIAEGTPVSRLLMATFSNAASTELRDRTRARLRDCVDALADPASAADSPEPLIALLADGDPGEVRMRRTRLMAALSDFDAATMATTHTFCNRMLTVLGFLGERDQHHTLVEDVDDIARETGRDLYLQKFAGAPDDDYAFATGEEIARDVVRDPATVLAPGVHDALSDAGTTWVRFAGAVRDRVGVRKRWSRLRTYDDLQGRLHELIVDDEWGPAACQRIRDRFEVVLVDEFQDTDPQQWEILRRCFHGHRPMVLVGDPKQSIYAFRGAEVLSYLAAAQEAQEQRNLVDNWRSDGPLVDALGAVLVDAELGDPRIAVRPVTARHKTSRIFGAPPLRLRFFNRRDFTVHSADGTTPKVHGVRERVIADVAADIATTLASGATILVDDGDGPVRRRIEPGDIAVLLRANATIEPLQRALEAFGVATVVAGGQSVFGTEAARFWWYVLSAMDKPSDARRVRSAALTPLLGVEPLALEAGGDAGVGDLAAALAGWARVFEKSGPTAMTTRLMADRGTAERVLALSGGERLLTDLLQVASLLGEHVAETGCGISGLALWLGECVADTKAASRRSNQTRRLHRDTAAVQLMTVHASKGLEFPIVYVPFGWDGARKFDPKTFTFHDDAGVRYIDVGGERAAGHRDRKMRSDAESAGEDLRLLYVALTRARSQVVAWWAPSTTTATGAMHRVLFTALERSAAMRSGRRYPIPDQVALLDDAREEMELREVASFHEGISVEAAGDHRPPPRWQPAEPAEADGEMAVAVFDREVDADFRRTSYSAIVRAAHEAAHAARTGADVGAETAGEGGTSTVGSEPDDAVVRVGELLDEPRDAADTGSVGAATTTADGSGEMTGMPSLMNGLPFGARFGTLVHEVLEHVDTRAADRLAHIRQLCVDGARRTAFDVDIDVLATALDGVLTTPIGFGDLWDVKPSDRLSEMDFELPLADVDGGFNLASVAELMRRHLPDHDPLRPYADEVAAVSDERFHGFLTGSIDSVLRVREAGMSRFVVVDYKTNRIQPGDLVAEVFSAEAMAQEMMTAHYPLQALLYSVALHRYLRWRLPDYSPERNLGPVQYHFVRGMVGPETPSGCGVFTWDVPTALVVELSDLLAGVRP
- the recC gene encoding exodeoxyribonuclease V subunit gamma, whose amino-acid sequence is MLTVHRAERADTLAEVLAATMAVPLDDPMAAEVVAVAANGVQRWLAQRLAQTLGAGPAGDGIAANIEFVAAAQLLARVVDPYADDYGVAASPWEPEALVWSVLAGLDEMVGDPALAMLARHIDAGDDGWRGRRLATATTIARLFWSYGWQRPRMIAAWARGEDTDGAVVSGEAGVLDLSHTWQPKLWRQVRGHIGTPHVAEVLDDLVASVRADPTRMDLPERVSLFGPTRIPQMLRELMDALASHRDVALYLPHPSPALWREIAAKPVAPGPEPRALRVPPPIVNPALASLSRDVQELQESLGATIGRDDYHPGSAPATTLLGALQSALREDTADLVAGLSADSSLEFHSCHGRERQVEVVRERLLHLFDEDETLEPRDVLIMCPDIEEFAPLITGAFGRSGAERTDSDHPATALRVRLADRGLLATNDVLGVVARVIALGVGRVTVSDLLDLAAADPVRRRFGFTDDDLDNLGSWAQRANIRWGIDAQQRARYGLAGFPQGTAEAGLSRLLLSVAADEAAGRWLGTALPLGGIDSSDTAVVGRFAELTERLGSLLARFDAERPATAWADVLTDVVDQLTLCDRDSEWQRAQAVRLIRDSLSDGLSLGPSDVRDLVDDLVGAAPTRANFCTGELTVCSMVPMRSVPHRAIILLGMDAEAFPRTQSVDGDDILAVEPLVGERSRRDEDRQAFLDAITAAGEHLIVCYTGADPINGSAVPPSVVVSELLDMVGTIAGAEVASQVVRSHPLHAFDGQNFRAPQPFSFDRSLLAGARTLDRMTTGGRVGRRWPVIGEESYPPPPTGDVDLTDLIAFIVNPADGFLRQRLGVMVPRFDEAPSDQLSVDLDSLEKWAVGDRLLAALLAGAEPADARAAELRRGTLPPFELGQRVLAPIAAKAEALADRAAVERRGSARTIDIRVELPGGRRLYGTVGDVYDDGPVAVTYSGLRGKQRLAAWISLLALTAGSAEKVAGACVIGGYGKGTGIRRYTPVDDAADVLAALVALRDTGLAQPFSLDLAAAESAAESYDRSGNPAEAIDRARGRYTYDKYNHNESASLLLTGDPATALTFDRWARRIPDDLGIDTPWVAGSGLPGFLQASLLLFAPLRQQEVTR